A single genomic interval of Lysobacter avium harbors:
- a CDS encoding serine hydrolase domain-containing protein — MTPAGGELSAEAADEADSAVVTKKIDQLMNRYAGSGPGASLLVVRAGKPAIRRSYGMADVEKAVPVTPATNFRLASVSKQFTAAAILLLVEDGRLTLEDRVGKWLPELPAATAAITIRHLLTHVSGLIDYEDEMSAELDRQVHDADVLQILAELDRTYFPPGSDFRYSNSAYALLALIVERISGEEYPAFLENRIFRPLGMSTTLAFVDGGPGVENRAYGYSRKDGIWVRTDQSPTSAVLGDGGIYSSIDDLAKWNAALGDDRLLSDESRDLAFTAAVSTNDPGVDYGLGWYVGKDRVWHSGETIGFRNVLVRYPKQGLAVVILSNRNDPEPMATALAISALFQQ, encoded by the coding sequence ATGACCCCGGCTGGCGGCGAACTTTCGGCCGAAGCGGCAGACGAAGCAGATTCTGCGGTGGTGACAAAGAAGATCGACCAGCTGATGAACCGCTATGCCGGCAGCGGTCCGGGGGCGTCGCTGCTGGTTGTGCGCGCTGGCAAGCCGGCGATCCGTCGATCCTATGGGATGGCAGACGTCGAGAAAGCGGTGCCTGTCACGCCGGCGACGAATTTCCGGCTGGCCTCCGTCAGCAAGCAGTTCACCGCCGCGGCGATTCTTCTCCTGGTCGAGGATGGGCGCCTGACGCTGGAGGATCGGGTTGGCAAGTGGCTGCCGGAGCTGCCCGCCGCGACTGCGGCGATCACGATTCGCCACCTGCTGACTCATGTCTCCGGCCTGATCGACTACGAGGATGAAATGTCCGCCGAGCTGGACCGCCAGGTCCACGATGCCGACGTCCTGCAGATCCTGGCCGAGCTGGATCGGACCTACTTTCCGCCGGGTAGCGATTTCCGCTACAGCAACAGTGCATACGCGCTTCTGGCGCTGATCGTTGAGCGCATCTCCGGTGAGGAATACCCCGCGTTCCTGGAGAACAGGATTTTCCGACCTCTGGGAATGAGCACTACGCTGGCCTTCGTGGACGGCGGGCCGGGGGTCGAGAATCGCGCCTACGGCTACAGCCGGAAAGACGGCATCTGGGTGCGGACTGACCAAAGCCCGACCAGCGCAGTCCTGGGTGACGGCGGAATCTACTCATCCATCGACGACCTGGCCAAGTGGAACGCCGCGCTCGGCGACGACCGTTTGTTGTCTGACGAGTCACGCGACCTGGCGTTCACCGCGGCCGTGTCGACCAACGATCCGGGAGTCGACTACGGTCTTGGCTGGTACGTCGGCAAAGACCGGGTATGGCATTCGGGCGAGACGATCGGCTTCCGCAATGTACTCGTGCGATACCCGAAGCAGGGTCTGGCGGTGGTCATCCTGAGCAACCGCAACGACCCCGAACCGATGGCAACCGCCCTGGCCATCTCGGCCCTGTTTCAGCAATAG
- the acnA gene encoding aconitate hydratase AcnA: MTTDSFSTLDRLEANGKQYNYFSLRKLGEKFDIARLPYSMKVLLENLLRHEDGGMTVGTEHIEAVANWDPNAESAREIAFMPARVVLQDFTGVPCVVDFAAMRDAVTRLGGRPNQINPQIPSELVIDHSVQVDVYGRSDALDINGRIEFERNKERYGFLRWGQKALENFKVVPPNTGIVHQVNLEKLARVVMEREIDGKLFAYPDTVFGTDSHTTMINGIGVLGWGVGGIEAEAAMLGQPSSMLIPQVVGMKLTGQLPEGATATDLVLTVTEMLRKYGVVGKFVEFFGEGLQHLPLADRATIGNMSPEYGATCGIFPVDAEAVKYLRLSGRSEEQIALVEAYAKAQGMWHEPGQPDAKYSATLTLDMSQVQPSLAGPKRPQDRVLLSDMQENFRTNVKGFTSNRGVGCAVIEMKEEGGAQPQAERLAAKPISTISLHDEKHELTDGSLVIAAITSCTNTSNPAVMIGAGLVARKAAAKGLKSAPWVKTSIGPGSRVVTDYLEKAGLLTDLEKLNFYIVGYGCTTCIGNSGPLAEEVSRGIAENDLAVAAVLSGNRNFEGRIHAEVKMNYLASPPLVVAYAIAGTIDIDLANDSLGKDQDGNDVYLRDIWPTNKEISDTIAATVGPELFAQNYADVFKGDARWNEIESPDGESFAWDEGSTYIKNPPYFDGMTMEVASIDDIRGARIMGLFGDSITTDHISPAGAIKADSPAGRFLESRGVQPPDFNSYGSRRGNDDVMVRGTFANIRIRNQMLDNVEGGFTRHFDKDGNGTQMDIYDAAMKYKAEGVPLVVFAGKEYGTGSSRDWAAKGTILLGVKAVIAESFERIHRSNLVGMGVLPLQFKAGESAVAHGLDGSEMISVTGLNDGASKTATVLATRADGSEKRFEVDVLLLTPKEVEYYRNGGILHYVLRDLAKKAA; encoded by the coding sequence ATGACGACCGACTCGTTCTCAACGCTCGACCGCCTCGAGGCCAACGGCAAGCAATACAACTATTTCAGCCTCCGCAAGCTGGGCGAAAAGTTCGACATCGCCCGACTCCCCTATTCGATGAAGGTCCTGCTGGAGAACCTGTTGCGCCACGAGGATGGCGGCATGACGGTTGGCACCGAGCACATCGAGGCGGTGGCCAATTGGGATCCGAATGCCGAGTCCGCGCGCGAGATCGCCTTCATGCCCGCCCGCGTCGTCCTGCAGGACTTCACCGGCGTGCCATGCGTGGTCGACTTCGCCGCGATGCGCGATGCGGTCACCCGGCTGGGCGGCAGGCCGAACCAGATCAATCCGCAGATCCCTTCCGAGCTGGTGATCGACCACTCGGTACAGGTGGATGTCTACGGTCGATCCGACGCGCTGGACATCAACGGGCGGATCGAGTTCGAGCGCAACAAGGAGCGCTATGGCTTCCTGCGCTGGGGCCAGAAGGCGCTGGAGAACTTCAAGGTCGTCCCGCCCAACACCGGCATCGTCCACCAGGTCAACTTGGAAAAGCTCGCCCGCGTAGTGATGGAGCGCGAGATCGACGGCAAGCTGTTCGCCTATCCCGACACGGTCTTCGGCACCGACAGCCACACCACGATGATCAACGGCATCGGCGTGCTCGGCTGGGGCGTGGGCGGCATCGAGGCGGAGGCCGCCATGCTCGGCCAGCCCTCTTCGATGCTCATTCCCCAGGTGGTCGGCATGAAGCTGACCGGCCAGTTGCCCGAGGGCGCGACCGCCACCGATCTGGTGCTCACCGTGACCGAGATGCTGCGCAAGTACGGCGTGGTCGGCAAGTTCGTCGAATTCTTCGGCGAGGGCCTGCAGCACCTTCCGCTGGCCGATCGCGCCACCATCGGCAACATGTCGCCCGAGTACGGCGCGACCTGCGGCATCTTCCCGGTGGACGCTGAAGCGGTGAAGTACCTGCGACTTTCCGGTCGCAGCGAAGAGCAGATCGCGCTGGTGGAGGCGTATGCCAAGGCCCAGGGCATGTGGCATGAGCCTGGCCAGCCCGACGCCAAATATTCCGCGACGCTGACACTGGACATGAGTCAGGTTCAGCCCTCGCTCGCGGGCCCGAAGCGGCCGCAGGACCGGGTGTTGCTGAGCGACATGCAGGAAAACTTCCGCACCAACGTCAAGGGCTTCACCAGTAACCGCGGCGTCGGATGCGCGGTCATCGAAATGAAGGAAGAAGGAGGCGCGCAGCCGCAGGCCGAACGACTGGCCGCCAAGCCGATCTCCACTATCAGCCTGCACGACGAAAAACACGAGCTGACCGATGGTTCGCTGGTGATTGCGGCGATCACCTCCTGCACCAACACCTCCAACCCGGCGGTGATGATCGGTGCCGGCCTGGTGGCCCGCAAGGCCGCCGCGAAGGGCCTGAAGTCCGCACCCTGGGTGAAGACCTCCATCGGCCCAGGCTCGCGCGTGGTGACCGACTACCTCGAAAAAGCGGGGCTGCTGACCGACCTGGAGAAGCTCAACTTCTACATCGTCGGCTACGGCTGCACGACCTGCATCGGCAACTCCGGTCCGTTGGCGGAAGAGGTCTCGCGCGGCATCGCCGAGAACGATCTGGCCGTCGCGGCGGTGCTGTCGGGCAACCGCAACTTCGAGGGCCGCATCCACGCCGAAGTGAAGATGAACTATCTCGCTTCCCCGCCGCTGGTGGTCGCCTACGCCATCGCCGGCACGATCGACATCGATCTGGCCAACGATTCGCTCGGCAAGGACCAGGACGGCAACGACGTCTATCTGCGTGACATCTGGCCTACGAACAAGGAAATCAGCGACACGATCGCTGCCACCGTTGGGCCGGAGTTGTTTGCACAGAACTACGCCGACGTGTTCAAGGGCGATGCCCGCTGGAACGAGATCGAGTCGCCCGACGGCGAATCCTTCGCCTGGGACGAGGGCTCCACCTACATCAAGAACCCGCCCTACTTCGATGGCATGACGATGGAGGTTGCGTCGATCGACGACATCCGCGGTGCGCGGATCATGGGGCTGTTTGGTGACTCGATCACGACCGACCACATCTCGCCGGCGGGTGCCATCAAGGCGGACTCGCCCGCGGGCCGGTTCCTGGAGTCGCGCGGCGTGCAGCCACCCGACTTCAACAGCTACGGCTCACGCCGCGGCAATGACGACGTGATGGTGCGCGGCACATTCGCCAACATCCGCATCCGCAATCAGATGCTGGACAACGTGGAAGGCGGCTTCACCAGGCACTTCGACAAGGACGGCAACGGCACGCAGATGGACATCTACGACGCGGCCATGAAGTACAAGGCCGAAGGCGTGCCACTGGTGGTGTTTGCCGGCAAGGAATACGGCACCGGCTCGTCGCGCGACTGGGCGGCCAAGGGCACGATCCTGCTGGGTGTCAAGGCAGTCATCGCCGAAAGCTTCGAGCGCATCCACCGTTCCAACCTGGTCGGCATGGGCGTGCTCCCGCTGCAGTTCAAGGCGGGTGAAAGCGCAGTGGCGCACGGTCTGGACGGCTCGGAGATGATCAGCGTGACCGGCTTGAACGACGGCGCGTCCAAGACCGCCACGGTGCTCGCGACCAGGGCCGACGGCAGCGAGAAGCGCTTCGAGGTGGACGTGTTGTTGCTCACGCCCAAGGAAGTCGAGTACTACCGCAATGGTGGCATCCTGCACTACGTGTTGCGCGACCTGGCCAAGAAGGCCGCCTGA
- the hflD gene encoding high frequency lysogenization protein HflD, protein MSDRVLALAGLAQALAQVRRIADTGQAEASVLETMLSSVFQIDAASVADVYGGAAALRPGLLLLRDYFGGTTKDAQLPRLALSVTQLERRFVADMDMVSEVQEGILAQKDKADELGVAHPEVLAALGGLYSKTLSNLRPRVLVQGNPHYLGQPAVVAEVRAVLLSAIRSAVLWRQSGGGFLDFILRRRDLAAAVNAHLGG, encoded by the coding sequence ATGTCCGACCGCGTGTTGGCGCTTGCCGGGCTCGCCCAGGCCCTGGCGCAGGTAAGGCGCATTGCCGATACCGGGCAGGCGGAGGCTTCGGTGCTGGAAACCATGCTCAGCTCGGTCTTCCAGATCGACGCCGCGTCCGTGGCCGATGTCTATGGCGGTGCGGCGGCGTTGAGGCCGGGGCTGTTGTTGCTGCGGGACTACTTCGGTGGGACCACAAAGGACGCGCAGCTGCCGCGGCTGGCCCTGTCCGTCACCCAGCTGGAGCGCCGCTTCGTTGCCGACATGGACATGGTCAGCGAAGTGCAGGAAGGCATCCTCGCGCAGAAGGACAAGGCCGATGAGCTGGGCGTCGCCCATCCCGAAGTGCTCGCCGCGCTTGGCGGGCTTTACTCGAAAACGCTGAGCAACCTGCGACCGCGCGTGCTGGTGCAGGGCAACCCGCACTATCTCGGGCAGCCGGCGGTGGTCGCCGAGGTGCGCGCCGTGCTGCTGTCGGCGATCCGCTCGGCGGTGCTGTGGCGTCAGTCGGGCGGTGGATTCCTCGATTTCATTCTGCGCAGGCGCGATCTCGCTGCGGCAGTGAACGCGCATCTGGGCGGCTGA
- a CDS encoding type II toxin-antitoxin system VapC family toxin, whose product MIAVDAPVVVELLSDGPQADAVESCLRQALVAGRVVICSVTLAEICASLRGGSQVHEALEEMGLHFSPLEAKSALRAGEMQRRHRERSGASERLANFLVGAHALLQCDALITWNDSFYRDYFKGLKLIVPRP is encoded by the coding sequence ATGATCGCGGTCGACGCGCCGGTCGTTGTTGAGCTTCTCAGCGATGGACCACAGGCCGATGCGGTCGAATCGTGTCTCCGCCAGGCGCTTGTCGCCGGTCGGGTCGTGATCTGCAGCGTAACGCTCGCGGAAATCTGTGCCTCGCTGCGCGGCGGGTCGCAGGTGCACGAGGCACTGGAAGAAATGGGCCTGCATTTCAGTCCGCTGGAGGCCAAGTCCGCGCTGCGTGCTGGTGAGATGCAACGCCGGCACCGCGAGCGCAGCGGCGCATCGGAACGATTGGCCAACTTCTTGGTGGGAGCCCATGCGCTGCTCCAGTGCGACGCGCTCATCACCTGGAACGACTCGTTCTATCGGGATTATTTCAAGGGTCTCAAGCTGATCGTCCCGCGCCCCTGA
- a CDS encoding AbrB/MazE/SpoVT family DNA-binding domain-containing protein yields MDVTVAERGQITLPKAVRDALGLSKGTLLKVELEGSRIILSKSVDDALSRVRGKFEVDRVEPDDSKPGSSRDSGQRR; encoded by the coding sequence ATGGACGTTACCGTTGCAGAGCGCGGCCAGATCACTTTGCCCAAAGCTGTGCGTGACGCGCTGGGGTTGAGCAAGGGCACGCTGCTGAAAGTGGAACTCGAGGGCAGCCGCATCATCCTGAGCAAGAGCGTCGACGACGCGCTGTCACGGGTTCGTGGCAAGTTCGAGGTGGACAGGGTCGAACCGGACGACAGCAAACCGGGCTCATCGCGCGACAGTGGACAGCGGCGATGA
- a CDS encoding serine hydrolase domain-containing protein yields MANHVYTAAALAAAFFLAPANAQASPQAALPSAEVTTAVDDVVARYELPGIAVGVVVDGKVRHWEVRGETAAGSGERVGRDTLFKVASNTKAMTAALLARQVDAGLLAWDDPVVKHLPGFRMYEDWVTREMQVRDLLIHNSGMGPGAGDLMLWPEPNHFTRDDVIAGLEYLKPRWSFRSRYAYDNTLYIVAGEVAAAVGGAPYDVLLRREVFEPLGMDGCRIGEWRISEAGSVASPHVKRQGQWIARQDGEVVADMPMAAAGGVRCSLDSMLRWTQTWLAEEGDTPHSGWLSKKQREAVWTPHMPMPLTSRMREWNKSHFYAYGYGWRLSDVDGTAKVAHTGTLSGMYSAVTLLPELGTGFVILINGEAGEARTVLEQVLTKHFTAPGQNRTVAYYAEDLARERAAPESSAARQSSGAPVADARASAPRSIASSSELAPWLGEYRDPWFGDVSICPSDSGARFESANSPRLSGPVFNAAGRFLVDFEALESDADAWLDFANDSPDGKKQLTMAKVDPDADFSYDYEDLHFRRTGECASQ; encoded by the coding sequence GTGGCTAATCACGTTTACACCGCGGCCGCATTAGCGGCCGCATTCTTTCTGGCCCCGGCGAACGCCCAGGCATCGCCGCAGGCTGCGCTGCCATCCGCTGAGGTCACTACTGCGGTCGACGACGTGGTCGCCCGGTACGAGTTGCCGGGCATCGCCGTAGGCGTCGTCGTTGACGGCAAGGTCCGGCACTGGGAAGTACGCGGCGAGACGGCTGCGGGAAGTGGCGAGCGCGTGGGCCGCGATACGCTGTTCAAGGTTGCGTCAAACACCAAGGCGATGACAGCGGCTTTGCTCGCGCGCCAGGTCGATGCCGGCCTGCTGGCCTGGGACGACCCGGTGGTGAAGCACCTGCCCGGGTTCCGGATGTACGAGGACTGGGTTACCAGGGAAATGCAGGTGCGCGACCTGTTGATCCACAACAGCGGCATGGGGCCGGGCGCCGGCGACCTGATGCTGTGGCCCGAGCCGAACCATTTCACCCGCGACGACGTGATTGCAGGGCTGGAATACCTCAAGCCGCGCTGGAGCTTCCGCTCCCGCTATGCCTACGACAACACGCTCTACATCGTCGCCGGCGAAGTCGCCGCCGCCGTGGGTGGAGCTCCGTATGACGTGCTGTTGCGGCGCGAAGTCTTCGAGCCGCTGGGAATGGACGGCTGCCGGATCGGCGAGTGGCGGATCTCGGAGGCGGGCAGCGTAGCCTCGCCACACGTAAAGCGCCAGGGGCAGTGGATAGCGAGGCAGGACGGCGAAGTCGTGGCGGACATGCCGATGGCGGCGGCCGGCGGGGTGCGTTGCAGTCTGGACAGCATGCTGCGGTGGACGCAGACGTGGCTGGCCGAAGAGGGCGATACACCGCATTCCGGGTGGCTTTCAAAGAAGCAGCGCGAGGCAGTCTGGACGCCTCACATGCCGATGCCGCTCACATCGCGCATGCGCGAATGGAACAAGAGCCACTTCTACGCTTATGGCTACGGCTGGCGCCTGAGCGACGTGGACGGCACTGCCAAGGTGGCCCACACCGGCACGCTTTCGGGCATGTATTCCGCGGTGACCCTGCTGCCGGAGTTGGGCACGGGCTTCGTGATCCTGATCAACGGTGAGGCGGGAGAGGCGCGCACGGTGCTGGAACAGGTCCTGACCAAGCACTTCACTGCGCCTGGGCAAAACCGCACCGTCGCTTACTACGCGGAGGATCTGGCCCGCGAAAGGGCGGCTCCTGAATCGAGTGCCGCCAGACAATCGTCGGGAGCCCCGGTCGCAGATGCGAGAGCTTCTGCGCCTCGGTCTATCGCGTCTTCCAGCGAGCTGGCGCCCTGGCTCGGCGAGTACCGCGACCCCTGGTTTGGCGACGTCTCGATCTGCCCGTCAGACTCCGGAGCGCGATTCGAGTCGGCCAATTCACCGCGCCTTTCAGGACCGGTATTCAATGCAGCAGGGCGTTTCCTGGTCGATTTCGAGGCCCTGGAGTCGGATGCGGATGCCTGGCTGGATTTTGCGAACGATTCGCCTGACGGAAAGAAGCAACTCACGATGGCGAAGGTCGATCCCGACGCGGACTTCAGCTACGACTATGAGGACCTGCATTTCCGGCGCACGGGTGAGTGTGCAAGTCAATGA
- a CDS encoding TonB-dependent receptor produces the protein MRHTRLRKSVLSLATGMCLAAMVPTVAMAQSVTGAVAGRAEAGTQVTITSTTTGVSRSAQAAGDGSYRIGQLPPGDYILTSGSGAPVSVSVSLGGTTTVNLTSGGTVNMAAVQVVGSRVVNRVDVRSTESSTNVTREQLAKLPVDQSLASVALLAPGVVDSGASFGGLSFGGSSVAENVAYINGLNVTDPYRRQGFSSVPFAFYEEFQIKTGGYSAEFGRSTGGVINAVTRSGGNEFHAGAEVTMEPAAFSSSRKDRFHRDGSIVEQDRMSRDDSSFTKANVWASGAIVQDKLFFFGIYEKRDSNPRDIDTIEAWYTESNNDFWGAKLDWQINDNHLLELLAFSDKSESDTLSYKYDWDTATRGAAQGGSSVGSGGDNWSLTYTGSFTQNFVAKAMYGVNERSASSYSQWDPYCSILDRDGTYNSIFGPATRREGCAPSKNSVSNRDDKREAARLDFEWTLGDHLVRFGADQEIMDSTSSSVFPGDGMRYRLMGAAPDPDISNPPNNGVLPNGTPIPLDVHAYLDGRYKVTGAPVSTKAQAIYIEDNWSVTPNLLLNLGLRADKFENTLASGVTFAKADFGDMISPRLGFSWDMKGDGRTKVFGNAGRYYIPLTNKLTDYFGGGTTDEHTYYVLDGWEERIDPILGTTYLYPIIGQQLGPVNTEGNAPAPDDVRTAVARDLKQVYQDEFILGFQQALNNTWSYGVNATYREMTRAVEDVSIRHVEGCPWYSGDWPILNPGESNTLWCPDTQDWVSFDSSQDGYITSGSNIVMGYKKPKRTYKAVEFQLDRAWDDKWALNVSYLWSKSDGNIEGPVNSDTGYNDTSLVQHYDHPAVNERFGPTFNDHRHQIKARGSFKFNDMWSVGATVSARSGGPITAFGVRWPNDNRSAGGPSEYSGGGSGWLCNSGCDDYTTRDMTYSPRGAFGRMPWVKDVGLSVTWTLPVEHIDLKARLSIYNLLNSQTMVNVHSRYESTPGNKMPYFGEATNWQSPRYAQLVVTYAF, from the coding sequence ATGCGACACACACGATTGCGCAAGAGCGTACTGAGCCTGGCCACGGGCATGTGCCTGGCAGCCATGGTGCCCACGGTAGCCATGGCGCAGAGCGTCACAGGTGCCGTGGCGGGTCGCGCGGAAGCGGGCACGCAGGTAACCATCACCAGCACCACAACGGGGGTGTCGCGCTCCGCCCAAGCGGCGGGAGACGGCAGTTACAGGATCGGTCAATTGCCTCCGGGCGATTACATTCTTACCTCCGGATCGGGAGCGCCAGTTTCTGTCAGCGTTTCGCTGGGAGGTACGACTACCGTCAACTTGACGAGTGGCGGCACCGTAAACATGGCTGCCGTGCAGGTGGTTGGTTCGCGAGTGGTCAATCGCGTGGACGTCCGTTCCACCGAGTCCTCGACCAACGTTACCCGCGAGCAGTTGGCCAAATTGCCGGTGGATCAGAGTCTGGCTTCCGTTGCGCTGCTGGCGCCGGGCGTGGTCGACTCGGGCGCGAGCTTCGGCGGACTTTCGTTCGGCGGCTCCTCGGTGGCGGAGAACGTCGCCTACATCAATGGCTTGAACGTCACCGACCCCTATCGTCGCCAGGGGTTCTCATCGGTGCCCTTCGCGTTCTACGAGGAGTTCCAGATCAAGACCGGCGGCTATTCGGCGGAGTTTGGCCGTAGCACCGGTGGCGTCATCAACGCCGTGACCCGTTCAGGCGGCAACGAGTTCCATGCCGGCGCAGAAGTGACGATGGAACCGGCGGCCTTCTCTTCCTCCAGAAAGGACCGCTTCCACCGGGACGGCAGCATTGTTGAGCAGGACCGCATGAGCCGGGATGACTCGTCGTTCACCAAGGCCAACGTCTGGGCGTCCGGTGCCATCGTGCAGGACAAGCTGTTTTTCTTCGGCATTTACGAGAAGCGCGACAGCAACCCCCGGGATATCGATACGATCGAGGCTTGGTACACGGAGAGCAACAACGACTTCTGGGGTGCCAAGCTCGACTGGCAGATCAATGACAATCACCTGCTGGAACTGCTCGCTTTTTCGGACAAATCCGAGTCAGACACTCTCAGCTACAAGTATGACTGGGATACCGCCACGCGCGGCGCTGCCCAGGGTGGAAGCTCGGTCGGCTCAGGCGGTGACAACTGGTCGCTGACGTATACCGGCAGCTTCACCCAGAACTTCGTCGCCAAGGCGATGTACGGCGTGAACGAGCGAAGCGCGTCCTCTTACAGTCAGTGGGACCCCTACTGCAGCATTCTGGATCGCGACGGCACCTACAACTCGATTTTCGGCCCGGCAACCAGGCGCGAAGGCTGTGCCCCGAGTAAGAACAGCGTCAGCAACCGGGACGACAAGCGCGAGGCCGCGCGCCTCGACTTCGAATGGACGCTGGGCGACCATCTGGTGCGCTTCGGCGCCGACCAGGAAATCATGGACTCCACGAGTTCATCCGTTTTCCCCGGTGACGGAATGCGCTACAGGCTGATGGGGGCCGCACCTGACCCGGATATTTCCAATCCCCCCAACAACGGGGTTCTTCCGAACGGCACACCAATCCCACTGGACGTGCATGCCTACCTCGACGGGCGTTACAAGGTCACCGGTGCCCCGGTCAGCACCAAGGCGCAGGCGATCTATATCGAGGACAACTGGAGTGTTACCCCGAACCTGCTGCTGAACCTCGGTCTGCGCGCCGATAAATTCGAAAACACACTCGCTTCGGGCGTGACCTTCGCCAAGGCTGACTTCGGCGACATGATCTCGCCGCGCTTGGGTTTCAGTTGGGACATGAAGGGCGATGGCAGAACCAAGGTGTTCGGCAACGCGGGTCGTTACTACATTCCGCTGACCAACAAGCTCACCGACTACTTCGGCGGAGGCACCACCGACGAGCACACGTATTACGTGTTGGACGGCTGGGAAGAGCGGATCGATCCAATTCTCGGTACCACCTACCTGTATCCGATCATTGGCCAGCAACTTGGTCCGGTCAACACGGAAGGCAACGCCCCCGCACCTGATGATGTCCGCACCGCTGTGGCTCGCGATCTGAAGCAGGTCTACCAGGATGAGTTCATCCTCGGCTTCCAGCAGGCGCTCAACAACACCTGGTCGTACGGCGTCAACGCCACCTATCGCGAGATGACCCGTGCGGTGGAAGACGTAAGCATCCGCCATGTGGAAGGTTGCCCCTGGTACTCCGGCGACTGGCCCATCCTCAACCCGGGTGAAAGCAATACGCTGTGGTGCCCGGACACTCAGGATTGGGTGTCGTTCGATAGCTCCCAAGACGGCTACATCACGTCCGGCAGCAACATCGTGATGGGCTACAAAAAGCCCAAGCGCACCTACAAGGCTGTCGAATTCCAGTTGGACCGCGCATGGGATGACAAGTGGGCACTGAACGTCAGCTACCTCTGGTCCAAGTCCGACGGCAATATCGAAGGCCCGGTGAACTCGGATACCGGCTACAACGACACAAGTCTGGTGCAGCACTACGACCATCCGGCCGTGAACGAACGTTTCGGTCCCACGTTCAACGACCACCGCCACCAGATCAAGGCGCGCGGCAGTTTCAAGTTCAACGACATGTGGAGCGTTGGTGCCACGGTGTCTGCGCGCTCGGGTGGTCCGATCACGGCGTTTGGCGTGCGTTGGCCCAATGACAACCGCAGCGCCGGCGGTCCGAGCGAGTACAGCGGTGGCGGATCCGGGTGGCTGTGCAACTCCGGCTGCGACGACTACACGACGCGGGACATGACCTACTCGCCGCGTGGCGCTTTCGGTCGGATGCCGTGGGTGAAGGATGTGGGCCTCAGCGTGACCTGGACGCTCCCGGTCGAGCACATCGACCTGAAGGCTCGCCTGTCCATCTACAACCTGCTCAACAGCCAGACCATGGTCAACGTGCATTCCCGTTACGAAAGCACCCCCGGCAACAAGATGCCGTACTTCGGGGAAGCCACGAACTGGCAGTCGCCGCGTTATGCACAGCTGGTGGTTACCTACGCCTTCTGA